The Thermococcus alcaliphilus sequence ACTGGTAAGACCCTGCTAGCTAAGGCAGTGGCAACAGAGAGCGAGGCTAACTTCATTGGCATCAGAGGGCCAGAAGTTCTTAGCAAGTGGGTCGGTGAGAGCGAGAAGAACATAAGGGAGATCTTTAGGAAGGCAAGACAAGCTGCACCAACAGTGATATTCATTGACGAGATTGACGCAATAGCCCCAAGAAGAGGTACAGACGTTAATAGAGTTACAGATAGGCTTATTAACCAGCTGCTCACGGAGATGGATGGCATTGAAGAGAACAGCGGTGTTGTGGTCATTGCCGCTACAAACAGACCTGACATCCTTGATCCAGCTTTACTCAGGCCGGGGCGCTTTGATAGGCTCATCTTAGTTCCAGCTCCGGATGAAAAGGCAAGGCTTGAGATCTTCAAAGTCCACACAAGGAACGTTCCGCTGGCAGAGGACGTTAGCTTGGAGGAGCTAGCAAAGAGAACCGAAGGATACACAGGTGCTGACATTGAAGCAGTTGTGAGAGAGGCGGCATTAAATGCCATGAGAAGGGCGATAGCAGGAGGCATTATCAAGCCCGGTACAAGGGCAAGCGAGATTAGGCAGAAAGTCAAAGTTACAATGAAAGACTTTGAGGAAGCGCTCAAGAAGGTCGGCCCAAGTGTTAGCAAGGAGACGATAGAGTACTACAAGAAAATAGAGGAAATGTTCAGCAAAGGCAGAGCTGAATTAACTAGAGGGGAGAACAGAGACAGGGGAGTCCTCTGATCCCCTTTGATATTTTAATTTTCTGATTTTTAATTCACGTTCTCAGTTCATCCTGCAGTTTTTGGGCATTCACTTTGATTTCTTGCCCGTACTCATCAAAATCAACGGATTTTTCTATCCTAAGGATTAGCTGCCCTTCTTTTAGTTCTAGCTTTAAAACCCGAGGGAATATCTCCTCAAGCTTTAAAACTGTCTTTGGGTTAAGCACGGATGAATTTAGGAACACAATCCCCTTGCTAGCTTTGTCTCCCATCATACTAGCAAATCCTGCAAGCATTAAGGCATTAAGCTCCCAGATGTTATCTTCGTAGAGTTGCAACAGTGAATCTATCCCCACTATTAGCTTGACATATCTGCCGAGCTTTTCTTCGACTCTGCGGAGGGCATCCCGATAGTGTCGTATCCACACTGGAGCATCTTGAGAAATTTCAACTCTCTCTACTAGACTTGTAATCTTCCCAACGTGGCGCACTCCTCCTAGTTTAATCACCGGAATATCATCCAGTATGCTCGTATCAATCCCGGCACTTGCTAAATGCATTCTAAGGAGGTAGTACTTATCAAGCACGTCTATAACTACAAACGGAACATCGCTTTCCTTCAGTTGGTTGATCATAACGTAAAAAAGTAGATGTGTGGGATCACTGGAACTGTGCTCCACTATTACATATTCTCCCCATTTTAGGCTTTTCAAGTAATTCCATACAGAGGTCTCAAATTCTTCTTTCATATTCAACCACCATACCTATTATTTGGATTCTTCATATTTTAGGGAAGCTGTGGAACCTCTAAGCTCCATAGAGTTCCATAACTTCCCACTAGTGTATCTAATCTATTTACTTGTTTCTAATTAATGAAAAACTCCTATTTAAGCTTTTTTTATGAAATCGTTTTGTTTAGTTTCTGTTTGTTCAAAAGTCTCCAATTTCTCAAATTTGCTTCTTATCTAGGAGCCAATATTGTTTTTGAGAGTTTATCAACGTTTATAGAAAGCTCTGCAAGGTGTTCACCAAAAATTCGAACTTAAAATCTACCTTTATTAATCAAGATTCTTTTTCAAAACATGCCAAACGGAATTGCTATTTGTAAGTTTAAACCTAAAAAGAAAAGTGAAGGAACATTCACTTCAAAAGCTTTACAAATTCTCTCATCCATGCGTATAAATCCCCGGGATGTCTTGAACTTACCCAGTTGCCATCAACGACAACTTCCTTGTCAATGTACTCTGCACCCGCGTTTATGAGGTCGTCTTTTATTGTGACAACACACGTTCCTTTTCTTCCCTTTAAGACTCCTGCAGAGATTAGTATCTGCGGGCCGTGGCATATTGTCGCTACTGGCTTTCCAGCCTCGAACATCTTTTTAGCTATCTCAACGGCCTTTGGGTTTATCCTAACTATCTCTGGAGCTCTTCCACCGGGCAATACGAGTGCATCAAACTCATCTGGATCTACTTCGTCAAACAGCAGGTCAACCTTTACAGAGTAGCCGTGCTTTCCGGTTATGGTGTCCTTCTTGTTGCTTGCCACGTATACCTCATGTCCTTCCTCTTTTATGCGATGGAGGGGATATATTAACTCCAAATCCTCAAATCCATCCGCACTTAAAAACAGCACTTTCATTGCAATCACCAATATAACGTTAAGACCAAAACTTAATAAGGGTTTTTGGTCAAAGGTGTGCAATACCTTAAGCAAGGTTTAAAAAGGGCCTCTCCTAAAAAACTTCGCGTCCATGAGTAAGGGCGAGATTACTTGAGGTGAGAGAGATGGAAAAGCGCTTACCTGGAAAGGTGAGAAGAGCTATAAGGGCTAAATATTACGATATTGAACCTAAAGCGTGGGTTGGTAAGAGAGGGTTAGATGATAGCGTCATTGACGAGATCAATACTCAGCTTAAGAAAGACGGGATATTAAAAGTTGAAATAAAAAAAGGTGCTTTAATATCAACCCAGATGGACAGAAAAGCGATAGCAGAAAAAGTTGCGGAGCTTACAGATAGTGAACTTATTGACGTGAGGGGCAAAAGGTTTATATTGTTCCGTCCCAGAGAGGGATGGGAAAAGTATTTAAAGAAGCTCAAGCTTAAGGAACTCTCGAAAGAGAGACGGGAGGAAAAACCCGTTAAGAAAGTCAAGCTCGACATTGCTCAATTTAGGAAAAAGTTCAAGAAAGGGAGGGAGTGAAGAATGGCAACAGTTTATGACGTTCCCGGTGATTTACTCGTTGAGAGGGTAGCTCAAAAATTGAAAGAGATTCCCGAAATAAAGCCACCTGAGTGGGCACCCTTCGTTAAAACCGGCAGGCATAAGGAGAGACTCCCAGAGCAAGACGATTGGTGGTATTATAGAGTGGCTTCAGTCTTCAGAAAGATATACATTGACGGGCCAGTTGGTATTGAAAGGCTAAGGACTTGGTACGGTGGAAGGAAGAACAGAGGACACGCTCCAGAGCACTTCTACAAGGGAAGCGGAAGCATAATTAGGAAAGCCCTTCAGCAGCTTGAAGCGGCAGGGTTTGTCACAAAGGTACCTGGAGAGGGAAGGGTAGTTACACCAAAGGGAAGGAGCTTCCTTGACAAGGCAGCTACAGAGCTCAAGAAGGAGCTCGAAGAGGTAATCCCAGAGCTTAAGAAGTACTGAATGTAAACTCTTATTTCCTTTTCTCTAAAATATCTCATTGGTGTCTGCTTGTTAGAGTTATATCGGTTCAAAGCTTTATAAAAATAAAAGTGAAAAGGCTTACTTCTCCAGTGCTCTTGTAAAGCCTCTCAGCCCAAGCAATAGGGCTATGAATGTCAAACTCGTAAGGTATGCTAGTGATGTGACAACTACGGATGAAGAAAGAGGGATTCTGTAAATAAGGCTTCTAGTAATGTTTGATGTATGTGTCATCGGGTTTACTGAAACTACTAAACTGAGCAACTTGTTACCCTCGAATACCTCCTTTGGATAGAATACCGTGGAAAGGAACATCATGGGAAGCATTATTATTCCAGATATTGCCATTGGAAGGTTAGGGTTCCGCCCCTTAGACAACAGCCATATCATAAGGCTCGAAAGTATTACAACGAGGGTGGAATTGACCAAAAAACTTTTGATAAAGTTCAATGGTGTCAAAGAAACATCCTCTGAGACTATAACAACGAGAAGCGATAATGTTGCCATGGCAACAAATGCCCTTAAGCAAGCTCCTAAAATCTTAGCAATAAACAGAATTGACCTTGAAATCGGGAGTGTGAAAAGAGTTTCTAAGCCCCCATAGAAACGATCTTGAATGAATGTTGTCGCTCCTCTGAACCCCTGATTTATACCCACTAAAGTTAATACTCCCGGGAACATAAATGCAAGGTATGAGATTTCCACCCCGCCAATGTTTATTCCTCCTATGAGCTTCTCCATTAGGGGGCCAAAAATTAGAACATATATTACTGGTTCAAACATTGTTCCCAGCCAGAATTCCAGGTCTATGCCAACCTTAGTTTCTCTTGACATGGCAACTCGAAAAGATGAAAGTAATTCACTGAGTTTCGCCATCCACTTCACCTCCAACGTCTATTATATTCAGGTAGACATCTTCAAAGTTCAGGGTAGTGGCAAATATTTCAATTACCTCCAGCTCTTGGGAGATTGTTGCTTGAAGAACCTCGTTTAGGGGGTTATCCAAAGAGCTCAGCTGTACTTCAAAGGAATTTGCACTAATTGGGTTAACACCTTTAACATCCTCAAGCTCCATAAGGGTTCTCTTCAACCTTTCAAAATCCCCTATTGGGTTCCTTGTGACTACCCTCAGAGTCTTTCCAAACCTTTCTTTTAGCTCTGAAGGGGCCCCTTGGGCAACTATCCTTCCGCGATTTATAATTAACACCTCATCTGCTAGGTACTCCACTTCATACAGATCGTGACTTGTTAAAAGAACAGTCATCCCTTTTTCTTTAACCATCTCTTCAATCAGCTTCCATGTTTCCCTCTTGCTTTTTGGATCAATCCCTGCTGTAGGTTCATCGAGAAATACCAGGGGAGTATTACTCAAAAGCACGCACGCCAGCTGGATTCTTCTTTTAAGTCCTGTACTTAGCTGAAATGGTTTTTTGTAGGCATGCTCTTTGAGGTTAAAGGTCTTGAGAGCATAATCACAGCGTTGTCTTGCTTCTCTTTTGCTAAGTCCTCTAAACCGGAAATAGTATATTATGTAGTCCCTAACCGATAGAGCCGGCGAAAGGTCCGGTTCTTGGGTCATGTAAGCTATTCTTTTTCTAACCTGGTTTGGATTCTCAATGACATCTATTCCATCCACCAGTATTCTTCCGCTGTCTGGCCGATAGATTGTGGCTATCATTCTTAAAGTGGTGGTTTTTCCCGCTCCGTTTGGCCCAAGTATTCCAAAAACACGACCTTTCTTGACTTTGAAACTGATATTGTCAACCGCCACGACTTCTCCATTAGAGCTGGGAAATTTTTTTGTTACATTCATTACTTCAACTATTCCCATTATTTACCCTCCTTTTAGACATTGGACATCTAGGATCGGGTTTTTTAATATCTCCTGCAATTGTGAGCACTGTGGCTGGGCACTTGGCACATACAAAACCACAATAGGTACAAGGTTCATTTTTAGGCCACATTAGTCGGAATTCCCATAAAACTTCACTTTTATGCCAAACTTCCACAAGACTATCCTCATATAGGTTCCCTGCAATATACTTGGAGGATCCATCTGCTATTTGAATAAGGGTGCATGGAGTTATATTCCCCTCAGCATCTATTGTCACCTGGACAACTCCAGCAGAACACAGGTAATACGCCCTCTTTTTAGCAGGTTTTCTTAAAGCGGGTGGGAAATAGCCCAAATCATCACCAAATTCTATACCCTTTATACCCGAACTTTCCCACCATTTGTAGACGTCCTCCCTCATCTTCACGAATTCTTCAGGTGAAGGGAACAAATTGACGCGAGATCTTGCATTACCAACAGGATATTCCATTTTAACAGCCCATGCTCTTATTGGTAAATCTCTAATTTGATTTAGCAGAGCAGGAATATAATGGTATGTGTCTAAAGAAACTGTTGTTTGAATTTGAGGTTTCCAGCCTAACTCTGCTAGTTTCTTGATATTCTCTATAATTTTTTCAAATATCCCCCTTCCTCTAATTTTTTCATGTATTTCTTTTGGTCCATCTATGCTTATAGTTACTAGGAAGCTCTTTTTCTTTTTGTTAGCGTATTTTTCAAGATACTGGGGGAGATTTGTTGTTCCATTTGTAACTATATGGGCATATATTTTACTTTTATGGATGATTTCCAGAATTTTCTCAAAATCTGGATGTAAAGTAGGCTCGCCTCCACCAATAGCGAGCTGATAACATCCTAACTTCTCCATATCCCATATTAACTTTTGGATAACATCTACAGAGAGAGTTGTGGGATTCTCTCTGGTACCAACATAACAATGCCTGCATTTCAGATTACACCTATGTGTGATCTCAACAGCTATAGCACCTGGTGGGAAGAACTTGGGATTATTTGAATCATAGGGAAGGACAATCTTATGATCTATAAGGTCCTCTATAAACTTTTTTGTTCTTGGGTTTCTATAGATATTGGTTCTCTTCTGATAATTTTAATAAACATTTCTGTTCCTTCTTTGTCAAGCCCTAATTCCTTATCGGGCATATATATTATTGCTTTGTTATTTTTAAGCTCCCAGACTAATTGTGGATTTGGAAGAAACAATTTCCTTTTATCTTCCAATAATTTCACCCCCTTAATGGAAAAAAGATGAACAAAAAGTATAAATCCAAAACAACAAATCATGTCAATTTAATTACGGATTGGGTGCATACCATACAAAATGCACACACAAATGGTAGTTCTTCTGTGTTGCCTTTGTATTCTGAATACTTTCGTTCCTTAAAATATATAATCCCTGCCATGGCATCACCCCCAATATTAATTGATACTAATACTAATTAAAATTTAATATTTTTAAGTTTTTTTAAAACAATAAGTTTGCAATGATAAGTTAGCAACGTTAAGTACTACATCTAATTATTTGAAAAATTACTTAATTATAAAATAATTATAACACAAGACCTAAGGAGAAATGTGGAGATGAAACTGATAGGTATTTTTACTTTTTTAGTTTGTTCGTTTTAGGAAGTACTTCAAGCATGGCATATCCCCCTCAGCTAAAACTACAAACGCATTGCCTGCAAATCTAGCTAATTCTGATTTTAGTAAGCTCACAAAGAGATTACTCTCAGGAAAACCGATTTATTTTCATGGAAAGGAAGCTCCAAAAAACGCTCAGAGATTCCAGAAATTGATCAAGATTGGTGTTCATAATAAAAATTTTAGAATATGCCTGACGATAGGTTCTAACATTTTATATTGAGATGCTCCAATTTGATACTCAAAACTCACGTTAGGGCATTTTATTTTTGCAATCTCTGCAATAACTTTTTAACTGCCATATCATAAATTCACTCGGCGGGGTGAGAGAAAAATGGCTGAGGACATAGAGGAGATTAGAAAGAAAAAACTTTTGGAGCTTCAGAAGAGACTTGCAGAGCAGCAGAAAGAGGAAGAAGAAAGGGTAAGGCAGGAGATGGAATTAGAAGCTCAGCTAAATGCTATAATGAAGCAAATTCTCACACCCGAGGCGAGGGAAAGGCTTGCGAGGGTTAAGCTTGTGAGGCCCGAGCTTGCGAGACAAGTAGAGTTGATTCTCGTTCAGTTATACCAAGCAGGCCAGATAACCGAGAGAATCACGGATGAAAAACTTAAAAAGATTTTGGCTCAAATAGATGCCAGAACGAGAAGAGAATTTAGGATTAAATGGTGACAAAAACGTGAAAATTAAAGACGTCATCAGGATACTAAATGAAAAGGGCGAGGTTAGTTTGGATATCTGGAAGCCATTATCGGCAAGAAAGAGTAGTGATGGAACCCTTGATATTCTTTACCGCAACCTTGTTGTTGGAAGTGAGAAAGATCCAGTTTTCCTTTGGGTGTATGTCAACGTCCTTGAAGACGATGTCAGAGTGCTTGAGAAGATCACCTTTAAAAAAGAGCATGTAAACTGGATAACAAATTCAATATCAAAGTTTGGAAAAACTTAAGATTTATATATGGGGATTGACAAGTTTACTGACCGTGGGGGTGTAATTGTGACTAAGCATAGGGTTTGCCCAGTTTGCGGTTCCGATAAGTTTGTTTATGACCCCGAAAGGGGAGAAGTAATCTGTGCAAATTGTGGTTTTGTAATTCAGGAGAACATGATTGATATGGGTCCCGAGTGGAGAGCATTTGATGCTTCTCAGAGGGAAAAGCGTTCTAGGACTGGCGCGCCCGAGAGCATTCTGCTGCACGATAAGGGCCTTTCGACGGATATTGGTTACGACAGGAATGTTAAGGGTTTGATGAGGGAGAAAATTTATCGTCTCAGGAAGTGGCAGAGCAGGTTAAGGGTTAGTGATGCCGCCGAGAGAAACCTTGCTTTTGCCTTGAGTGAGCTTGACAGACTTGGTGCGAGGTTAAACCTTCCAAAACACGTTGAGGAGGAAGCTGCAAGGCTTTACAGAGAGGC is a genomic window containing:
- a CDS encoding DUF257 family protein, with amino-acid sequence MKEEFETSVWNYLKSLKWGEYVIVEHSSSDPTHLLFYVMINQLKESDVPFVVIDVLDKYYLLRMHLASAGIDTSILDDIPVIKLGGVRHVGKITSLVERVEISQDAPVWIRHYRDALRRVEEKLGRYVKLIVGIDSLLQLYEDNIWELNALMLAGFASMMGDKASKGIVFLNSSVLNPKTVLKLEEIFPRVLKLELKEGQLILRIEKSVDFDEYGQEIKVNAQKLQDELRT
- the pfpI gene encoding deglycase PfpI; amino-acid sequence: MKVLFLSADGFEDLELIYPLHRIKEEGHEVYVASNKKDTITGKHGYSVKVDLLFDEVDPDEFDALVLPGGRAPEIVRINPKAVEIAKKMFEAGKPVATICHGPQILISAGVLKGRKGTCVVTIKDDLINAGAEYIDKEVVVDGNWVSSRHPGDLYAWMREFVKLLK
- a CDS encoding YhbY family RNA-binding protein codes for the protein MEKRLPGKVRRAIRAKYYDIEPKAWVGKRGLDDSVIDEINTQLKKDGILKVEIKKGALISTQMDRKAIAEKVAELTDSELIDVRGKRFILFRPREGWEKYLKKLKLKELSKERREEKPVKKVKLDIAQFRKKFKKGRE
- a CDS encoding 30S ribosomal protein S19e; the encoded protein is MATVYDVPGDLLVERVAQKLKEIPEIKPPEWAPFVKTGRHKERLPEQDDWWYYRVASVFRKIYIDGPVGIERLRTWYGGRKNRGHAPEHFYKGSGSIIRKALQQLEAAGFVTKVPGEGRVVTPKGRSFLDKAATELKKELEEVIPELKKY
- a CDS encoding ABC transporter permease, giving the protein MAKLSELLSSFRVAMSRETKVGIDLEFWLGTMFEPVIYVLIFGPLMEKLIGGINIGGVEISYLAFMFPGVLTLVGINQGFRGATTFIQDRFYGGLETLFTLPISRSILFIAKILGACLRAFVAMATLSLLVVIVSEDVSLTPLNFIKSFLVNSTLVVILSSLMIWLLSKGRNPNLPMAISGIIMLPMMFLSTVFYPKEVFEGNKLLSLVVSVNPMTHTSNITRSLIYRIPLSSSVVVTSLAYLTSLTFIALLLGLRGFTRALEK
- a CDS encoding ABC transporter ATP-binding protein, which codes for MGIVEVMNVTKKFPSSNGEVVAVDNISFKVKKGRVFGILGPNGAGKTTTLRMIATIYRPDSGRILVDGIDVIENPNQVRKRIAYMTQEPDLSPALSVRDYIIYYFRFRGLSKREARQRCDYALKTFNLKEHAYKKPFQLSTGLKRRIQLACVLLSNTPLVFLDEPTAGIDPKSKRETWKLIEEMVKEKGMTVLLTSHDLYEVEYLADEVLIINRGRIVAQGAPSELKERFGKTLRVVTRNPIGDFERLKRTLMELEDVKGVNPISANSFEVQLSSLDNPLNEVLQATISQELEVIEIFATTLNFEDVYLNIIDVGGEVDGETQ
- a CDS encoding radical SAM/SPASM domain-containing protein encodes the protein MYRNPRTKKFIEDLIDHKIVLPYDSNNPKFFPPGAIAVEITHRCNLKCRHCYVGTRENPTTLSVDVIQKLIWDMEKLGCYQLAIGGGEPTLHPDFEKILEIIHKSKIYAHIVTNGTTNLPQYLEKYANKKKKSFLVTISIDGPKEIHEKIRGRGIFEKIIENIKKLAELGWKPQIQTTVSLDTYHYIPALLNQIRDLPIRAWAVKMEYPVGNARSRVNLFPSPEEFVKMREDVYKWWESSGIKGIEFGDDLGYFPPALRKPAKKRAYYLCSAGVVQVTIDAEGNITPCTLIQIADGSSKYIAGNLYEDSLVEVWHKSEVLWEFRLMWPKNEPCTYCGFVCAKCPATVLTIAGDIKKPDPRCPMSKRRVNNGNS
- a CDS encoding DNA-binding protein → MAEDIEEIRKKKLLELQKRLAEQQKEEEERVRQEMELEAQLNAIMKQILTPEARERLARVKLVRPELARQVELILVQLYQAGQITERITDEKLKKILAQIDARTRREFRIKW